Proteins encoded within one genomic window of Streptomyces sp. NBC_01314:
- a CDS encoding MFS transporter yields the protein MSASTTLTPPSPQGHPQRWLILGVICLAQLTVLLDNTVLNVAIPSLTEELGAATSDIQWMINAYSLVQSGLLLTAGSAADRYGRKKMLIAGLVLFGIGSLMAGLAQSTGQLIAARAGMGVGGALLLTTTLAVAMQIFAPAEQPKAIGIWAAVNALGFAAGPLLGGFVLGHFWWGAIFLINLPVAALGVVAVIALVPESRNPQGDRPDLLGALLSTIGMTALVYAIISGPDHGWTSGHVLATAAVAVVVLTAFGYWESRIPYPMLDPHFFRDRRFTGAVAGVVLITFGMGGALFLLTQHLQFVLGYGALEAGLRTAPLALVVVALNFSGLSAKWTAELGMPVSITLGMVLTSGGLVSIATMASGGYAGTLLGLVLIGVGCAIANPAMAHAIMSAIPPAKAGVGAGINGTLAEFGTGLGVAVLGAVLNSRFAALIPVAAASLPAALGAADTAAERAEVMSAFSSGLETSLLVGAVAVLLGGLVAAGLLRRAEKGDAELVGAS from the coding sequence ATGTCCGCCTCCACAACCCTCACCCCGCCCTCCCCCCAAGGCCACCCCCAGCGCTGGCTGATCCTCGGCGTCATCTGTCTCGCCCAGCTCACCGTCCTGCTGGACAACACCGTGCTGAACGTGGCGATCCCCTCCCTCACCGAGGAGCTGGGGGCGGCCACGTCGGACATCCAGTGGATGATCAACGCGTACTCGCTGGTCCAGTCGGGCCTGCTGCTCACCGCGGGCAGCGCGGCCGACCGCTACGGCCGCAAGAAGATGCTGATCGCGGGTTTGGTGCTGTTCGGTATCGGCTCACTGATGGCCGGACTCGCCCAGTCCACCGGGCAGCTGATCGCCGCGCGGGCCGGGATGGGAGTCGGCGGGGCGCTGCTGCTCACCACGACGCTCGCCGTCGCCATGCAGATCTTCGCGCCCGCGGAGCAGCCGAAGGCGATCGGCATCTGGGCCGCGGTCAACGCGCTCGGCTTCGCGGCCGGCCCTCTCCTCGGCGGCTTCGTGCTCGGCCACTTCTGGTGGGGGGCCATCTTCCTGATCAACCTGCCGGTCGCCGCGCTGGGTGTGGTGGCCGTGATCGCCCTGGTCCCCGAGTCCAGGAACCCGCAGGGAGACCGGCCGGACCTGCTGGGCGCGCTGCTGTCGACCATCGGTATGACCGCCCTCGTCTACGCGATCATCTCGGGCCCCGACCACGGCTGGACGTCCGGCCACGTGCTCGCCACGGCCGCCGTCGCCGTGGTCGTCCTCACGGCCTTCGGGTACTGGGAGAGCCGCATTCCGTACCCCATGCTCGACCCGCACTTCTTCCGCGACCGCCGCTTCACGGGCGCGGTCGCCGGCGTGGTCCTGATCACCTTCGGCATGGGCGGCGCGCTCTTCCTCCTCACCCAGCATCTGCAGTTCGTGCTCGGCTACGGCGCGTTGGAGGCGGGACTGCGGACCGCGCCCCTCGCCCTGGTCGTCGTCGCGCTCAACTTCTCCGGGCTGTCGGCGAAGTGGACGGCGGAGCTGGGGATGCCGGTGTCGATCACGCTGGGCATGGTGCTGACGTCCGGCGGGCTGGTCTCCATCGCGACGATGGCGTCCGGCGGTTACGCCGGGACCCTGCTCGGGCTGGTGCTGATCGGGGTGGGCTGCGCGATCGCCAACCCCGCGATGGCGCACGCGATCATGAGCGCGATCCCGCCGGCCAAGGCGGGGGTGGGGGCCGGGATCAACGGCACGCTCGCGGAGTTCGGGACGGGGTTGGGGGTGGCCGTGCTGGGGGCGGTGCTCAACTCCCGTTTCGCGGCGCTGATCCCGGTGGCGGCGGCGTCGTTGCCCGCGGCGCTGGGGGCGGCGGACACGGCTGCGGAGAGGGCCGAGGTGATGTCGGCGTTCTCGTCCGGGCTGGAGACGAGTCTGCTGGTGGGGGCGGTGGCTGTACTGCTCGGGGGGTTGGTGGCGGCGGGGCTGCTGCGCAGGGCGGAGAAGGGGGATGCGGAGTTGGTGGGCGCCTCGTAG
- a CDS encoding ArnT family glycosyltransferase: MTTQFETTSRPGGPGPGWDPSTTAHQGPVVPEAPAEPPAPGAGEPGQPFAKRLWRGRPEDNSWIRPGFLLTLLLIGGLYTWNLTASGYANSFYSAAVQAGSQSWKAFFFGSLDSANAITVDKPPASLWPMALSVRLFGLNSFAILFPQVLMAVATAGVLWAAVRRRFNATAGFITMAVFALTPVAALMFRFNNPDAALALLMAAAVYCTQRAMEKAQTKWLVWAGVAIGVAFLVKTLQAFLILPPLAIVYAVLAPASVKRRISQVLLAGLAMVVAGGWWVAIVELWPASSRPYIGGSQNNSFLELTFGYNGLGRINGEETGSVGGGGGGGGGNWGETGWDRMFSSSIGGQISWLIPAALILLGAAIWATRKLKRTDTTRADFLLWGGALLITMVVFSFMQGIFHEYYTVALAPYIAPLIGMGAALLRDRRTELWASITMAAAMTATAVWGYVLLNRSSDYLPWLKWVVLVGGLVAALGLVFVARLGRQLALAVVGLSFVTAVAGPTAYTLTTLGEGHTGSIVTAGPSVQGGRGGGPGGGGGMGGGPGGGGGGMPGQNNQQGNGQNQQGGQNGQNGNGRTGQPPTGGFGGGQNNQQGQNSQQGQGQGQNSQGQQNGNGQTRNGDGGGMGGGGGGGMGGLISGTSVSDEAKELLEKNAGDYTWAGAAIGAQNAASYQLSTGDPVMAIGGFNGTDPSPTLAEFKKYVEAGKIHYFIAGGGGGMGGSSDGTSSQITSWVQENFESVTVDGTTFYDLTQAK, from the coding sequence ATGACCACGCAGTTCGAGACGACGAGCCGGCCGGGGGGTCCGGGCCCCGGGTGGGATCCGTCGACGACGGCCCACCAGGGACCGGTGGTCCCGGAGGCGCCCGCCGAGCCCCCGGCCCCCGGAGCCGGTGAACCCGGGCAGCCCTTCGCGAAGCGGCTGTGGAGAGGCAGGCCCGAGGACAACAGCTGGATTCGCCCCGGCTTCCTCCTCACCCTGCTGCTCATCGGTGGCCTCTACACCTGGAACCTCACGGCCTCCGGCTACGCCAACTCCTTCTACTCGGCGGCCGTGCAGGCGGGCAGCCAGTCCTGGAAGGCCTTCTTCTTCGGCTCGCTGGACTCCGCCAACGCCATCACCGTCGACAAGCCCCCGGCCTCGCTGTGGCCGATGGCGTTGTCGGTGCGGCTCTTCGGCCTCAACTCCTTCGCGATCCTGTTCCCGCAGGTCCTGATGGCCGTGGCCACCGCCGGGGTGCTGTGGGCGGCCGTACGCCGTCGCTTCAACGCCACGGCCGGCTTCATCACCATGGCGGTGTTCGCGCTCACGCCCGTCGCCGCGCTGATGTTCCGCTTCAACAACCCGGACGCGGCCCTCGCGCTGCTGATGGCCGCCGCGGTCTACTGCACACAGCGCGCCATGGAGAAGGCGCAGACGAAGTGGCTGGTCTGGGCGGGTGTCGCCATCGGCGTCGCCTTCCTGGTCAAGACCCTGCAGGCCTTCCTGATCCTGCCGCCCCTGGCGATCGTGTACGCCGTCCTCGCGCCGGCCTCGGTGAAGAGGCGGATCAGCCAGGTGCTGCTCGCGGGGCTCGCGATGGTCGTCGCCGGTGGCTGGTGGGTGGCGATCGTGGAGCTGTGGCCCGCGTCCTCCCGCCCGTACATCGGCGGCTCGCAGAACAACTCCTTCCTTGAACTGACCTTCGGCTACAACGGTCTCGGCCGTATCAACGGCGAGGAGACCGGCAGCGTCGGCGGTGGCGGAGGCGGCGGTGGCGGCAACTGGGGCGAGACCGGCTGGGACCGGATGTTCAGCTCCTCCATCGGCGGCCAGATCTCCTGGCTGATCCCGGCCGCGCTGATCCTGCTGGGCGCCGCGATCTGGGCCACCCGGAAGCTGAAGCGCACGGACACCACCCGTGCGGACTTCCTCCTCTGGGGCGGCGCGCTGCTGATCACCATGGTGGTCTTCAGCTTCATGCAGGGCATCTTCCACGAGTACTACACCGTGGCCCTGGCCCCCTACATCGCGCCGCTGATCGGTATGGGCGCGGCTCTGCTCCGGGACCGGCGGACCGAGCTCTGGGCGTCGATCACCATGGCGGCCGCCATGACGGCCACGGCCGTCTGGGGTTACGTCCTCCTCAACCGTTCCTCCGACTACCTGCCCTGGCTCAAGTGGGTCGTCCTCGTCGGCGGCCTGGTCGCCGCGCTCGGCCTGGTCTTCGTGGCCAGGCTCGGCCGGCAGCTGGCCCTGGCGGTCGTGGGCCTGAGCTTCGTCACCGCGGTGGCGGGCCCGACGGCGTACACGCTCACCACGCTGGGCGAGGGCCACACCGGCTCGATCGTCACGGCCGGTCCGTCCGTCCAGGGCGGCCGGGGCGGTGGTCCCGGCGGCGGTGGCGGCATGGGCGGCGGTCCTGGTGGCGGCGGTGGCGGTATGCCGGGCCAGAACAACCAGCAGGGCAACGGCCAGAACCAGCAGGGCGGCCAGAACGGCCAGAACGGCAACGGTCGGACGGGCCAGCCCCCGACCGGCGGCTTCGGCGGCGGCCAGAACAACCAGCAGGGCCAGAACAGTCAGCAGGGCCAGGGCCAGGGCCAGAACAGTCAGGGTCAGCAGAACGGCAACGGCCAGACCCGGAACGGTGACGGCGGTGGCATGGGTGGCGGCGGCGGTGGCGGAATGGGTGGCCTGATCAGCGGCACCTCCGTCAGCGACGAGGCCAAGGAACTGCTGGAGAAGAACGCCGGGGACTACACCTGGGCCGGCGCCGCCATCGGCGCCCAGAACGCGGCGAGCTACCAGCTCTCCACCGGCGACCCGGTCATGGCGATCGGTGGCTTCAACGGCACCGACCCGTCCCCGACCCTCGCGGAGTTCAAGAAGTACGTGGAGGCCGGCAAGATCCACTACTTCATCGCCGGCGGAGGCGGCGGCATGGGCGGCAGCAGCGACGGCACCTCCTCGCAGATCACCTCCTGGGTCCAGGAGAACTTCGAGTCGGTGACGGTCGACGGCACGACGTTCTACGACCTCACGCAGGCCAAGTAG